A single window of Sporosarcina sp. FSL W7-1349 DNA harbors:
- a CDS encoding YczE/YyaS/YitT family protein, giving the protein MENRKKILLWRWIFFLAGLMVMSLGISMTIKGQRLGISPWDVLHVGLYRNFGLTIGTWGILTGLIIVLTTAAVMKQWPKIGTWINMVLLGLFIDLFNWLLPEFSTLWGQTIIYVIGVVVLSYGVGIYVSPNMGAGPRDSLMLILAKKWGISIKVIRTGIEVLAGIIGWLLGGPVGVGTVLIALLSGQIIQIALPQCQKLLLRIIKEEDQQVLLK; this is encoded by the coding sequence ATGGAAAATAGAAAGAAAATACTGCTGTGGAGATGGATTTTCTTCCTTGCAGGATTGATGGTCATGTCGTTGGGCATTTCAATGACCATCAAAGGGCAGCGGCTCGGCATCAGCCCATGGGATGTTCTGCACGTCGGGCTGTACCGAAACTTTGGGCTGACCATCGGAACGTGGGGGATCCTCACGGGACTTATCATTGTCCTGACAACAGCAGCCGTCATGAAACAATGGCCGAAAATCGGCACGTGGATCAATATGGTCCTCCTCGGGCTGTTCATTGACCTGTTCAATTGGCTGCTGCCCGAATTCAGCACACTTTGGGGGCAAACGATCATCTACGTAATCGGAGTCGTGGTGCTCTCCTATGGTGTCGGCATCTACGTATCCCCGAATATGGGAGCAGGCCCGCGGGACAGCCTGATGCTCATCCTCGCAAAAAAATGGGGAATCAGCATCAAAGTGATCCGGACAGGCATCGAGGTACTGGCCGGAATTATCGGCTGGCTGCTAGGAGGCCCGGTTGGCGTCGGGACTGTGTTGATTGCGCTGCTAAGCGGACAGATCATCCAAATCGCTTTGCCGCAATGCCAGAAATTATTGTTAAGAATCATTAAGGAAGAAGATCAGCAGGTATTATTGAAATAA
- the ybaK gene encoding Cys-tRNA(Pro) deacylase, with protein sequence MAKQKKNAKTNAVRILEGEQVGYELMEYAVDDGLLDGVSVAEKTGQAADSVYKTLVTMAGPPRELFVFLLPVAAELDLKKAARAAGVKKLDMLPLKDLTKETGYVRGGCSAVGMKKKYPTFIDHSAESLEQMVVSAGKPGLQMKLAPQDLAHVAGASFKDLAKS encoded by the coding sequence ATGGCAAAGCAAAAAAAGAATGCCAAAACAAATGCAGTCCGGATCCTCGAAGGGGAGCAGGTCGGATATGAATTGATGGAATACGCAGTGGACGATGGCCTGCTCGACGGGGTATCGGTTGCCGAAAAAACGGGCCAGGCGGCGGATAGCGTATATAAGACATTGGTGACGATGGCAGGCCCACCGCGGGAACTTTTCGTGTTCCTTCTGCCCGTTGCGGCGGAACTGGATTTGAAAAAGGCGGCCCGGGCAGCGGGAGTGAAAAAACTGGATATGCTGCCGCTGAAAGACTTGACCAAAGAAACCGGCTACGTGCGCGGCGGCTGTTCCGCCGTCGGCATGAAAAAGAAGTATCCGACATTCATTGACCACTCCGCAGAAAGTCTGGAGCAGATGGTCGTCAGTGCGGGGAAACCCGGCTTGCAAATGAAACTCGCCCCACAGGACTTGGCCCATGTAGCAGGAGCAAGTTTCAAAGACCTAGCGAAGTCGTAA
- a CDS encoding flavin reductase family protein, translating to MLKVENQDLFKEVMGNYPTGVTIVTATNEEGTPIGLTVNSFASVSLDPLMVLWSIDHGVSTLHDFVNGGKFAIHILAGEQQELCRTFASKGVDRFSQCSWEISENELPIIEDTFAVLECETFKVVEAGDHTILIGNVKAISKNDKEPMLYHRRRFASIPAEFYEVK from the coding sequence ATGCTTAAAGTCGAAAACCAAGATCTGTTTAAAGAAGTGATGGGAAACTATCCAACGGGAGTTACCATCGTAACAGCAACAAATGAAGAGGGAACACCGATCGGCTTAACCGTAAACTCATTTGCCTCTGTATCTCTAGATCCTCTTATGGTTCTGTGGTCAATCGATCATGGTGTATCTACACTCCATGACTTTGTAAATGGAGGGAAATTTGCAATCCACATTTTAGCCGGGGAGCAGCAAGAGCTTTGCCGTACATTTGCGAGTAAGGGAGTAGACCGTTTTAGTCAATGTAGTTGGGAAATTTCAGAAAACGAATTGCCCATTATTGAGGATACTTTCGCTGTTTTAGAGTGCGAAACATTTAAGGTGGTTGAAGCGGGAGACCATACAATTTTAATTGGTAATGTGAAAGCCATTAGCAAGAATGACAAAGAACCAATGCTCTATCACCGCAGACGGTTTGCTTCAATACCTGCTGAATTTTATGAAGTGAAATAA
- a CDS encoding LLM class flavin-dependent oxidoreductase, with amino-acid sequence MKIGYFTLTDNPIEYGETRKDPNQMILDLEEQCIYAEELGFHSVWVPEHHFSALGVLPSPAMFLTSVAAKTKKIKLAPATVLLPATHPIRLAEEYALLDLLSNGRAIFSAGRGYDKREYDVFDIDFNKSREIFFEGLDIIQKAWRAKGPISHEGEIFSFPEIQLTPTPLQENLPIYVAAFSEPSIRKAAEMGEHVIFAPFAANMVFGTMENAINTFNRISAENGFSNRKASCSYFINVVETKEEEEETKRRMLKYFTGLVPAFPDDPSTAPPNIRYFAEIVDQLKNMTTDSLSDKSIIVGDAEYVTQKLKEIEAAGLDEVILYFDFGGLSHQDTMKAMERFAKQVMPHFHQEESLVL; translated from the coding sequence ATGAAAATTGGTTATTTTACTTTAACGGACAATCCTATCGAATACGGTGAGACTCGGAAAGACCCGAATCAAATGATCTTAGATTTGGAAGAACAATGTATTTATGCGGAAGAACTTGGATTTCATTCAGTCTGGGTTCCTGAACACCACTTTAGTGCATTAGGTGTTCTTCCTTCGCCCGCTATGTTTTTAACAAGTGTGGCCGCGAAAACAAAGAAAATTAAATTAGCGCCTGCCACTGTCCTGCTTCCAGCTACCCATCCCATCCGTTTGGCTGAAGAATACGCTTTACTCGATTTACTTAGTAATGGCCGGGCTATCTTCTCGGCGGGTCGCGGCTATGATAAACGCGAATATGACGTGTTTGACATCGACTTCAACAAAAGTCGTGAAATCTTTTTTGAAGGGTTGGACATTATTCAAAAAGCTTGGCGTGCAAAAGGCCCGATTTCTCATGAAGGGGAAATCTTCTCGTTCCCAGAAATTCAGCTGACGCCTACGCCGTTACAAGAAAATTTACCAATTTATGTAGCCGCTTTTAGTGAACCTTCTATCCGTAAAGCGGCCGAGATGGGGGAACATGTTATCTTCGCACCATTCGCCGCAAATATGGTATTCGGCACGATGGAAAACGCAATTAATACCTTTAACCGCATTTCCGCAGAAAATGGGTTTTCGAACAGAAAGGCAAGCTGTTCATATTTCATTAATGTCGTGGAAACAAAGGAAGAGGAAGAAGAAACAAAACGCCGTATGTTAAAATACTTCACTGGTCTTGTTCCAGCTTTCCCGGATGACCCGTCTACGGCGCCGCCAAATATTCGCTATTTTGCCGAAATCGTTGATCAGTTAAAAAATATGACTACCGACAGTTTGAGTGATAAGAGCATCATTGTAGGCGATGCTGAATATGTGACTCAAAAACTCAAAGAAATAGAAGCGGCAGGTTTGGATGAAGTCATTCTCTACTTTGATTTTGGCGGGCTTTCACATCAAGACACGATGAAAGCGATGGAGCGCTTTGCGAAACAGGTAATGCCTCATTTTCATCAGGAAGAATCATTAGTTCTTTAA
- a CDS encoding IclR family transcriptional regulator, which yields MTNEESKSKGIQSIEVGVDILKKIAEADKPLTITEIAILCDTSKSKLHRYLTSFIRTGILEKSEDAKYTLGSELIMLGLRASQKLNITDVVAPYLIELKDTLNETAALAIWGEGGPFFISWEESNKPINIGIKVGSRVSVIQSASGRVFATYLPNHLTAEQINRELNKCSISVDQFQENLNTIREKEYSYVISNIIPGISAIAAPIFDHSSQVIAVLTVVGLENSLDVSENSEAVKLLKEKTTEISRLLGAPIGTLQRKDLA from the coding sequence ATGACTAACGAAGAATCAAAAAGTAAAGGTATACAATCAATTGAGGTTGGAGTTGACATCTTAAAAAAAATTGCTGAAGCTGATAAACCTCTCACGATTACTGAAATTGCGATCTTATGCGATACATCCAAGAGCAAACTGCATCGGTATTTAACAAGTTTTATTAGAACCGGGATTTTGGAGAAAAGCGAAGATGCAAAATACACTCTCGGATCAGAATTAATCATGCTAGGGTTACGCGCATCCCAGAAGTTAAATATTACTGACGTCGTTGCCCCATATTTAATCGAGTTAAAAGATACATTGAATGAAACAGCGGCGTTGGCGATTTGGGGAGAGGGCGGCCCCTTTTTTATCAGCTGGGAAGAAAGCAATAAACCCATCAATATCGGAATCAAAGTGGGCTCCCGTGTTAGTGTCATTCAAAGTGCCTCAGGCCGTGTATTTGCCACCTACTTGCCCAACCATTTGACGGCCGAACAAATTAACCGGGAATTAAACAAATGCTCTATAAGCGTAGATCAATTTCAAGAGAATTTAAACACCATACGCGAGAAAGAGTACTCCTATGTAATCAGCAACATCATTCCCGGTATTAGCGCAATAGCTGCGCCAATTTTTGACCATTCCTCTCAAGTGATTGCTGTGCTTACTGTGGTAGGTCTTGAAAACTCTCTTGACGTATCGGAAAACTCTGAAGCCGTCAAACTTTTAAAAGAAAAAACAACTGAAATATCCCGGCTTTTAGGCGCACCGATCGGCACTTTGCAACGTAAAGACCTCGCTTAA
- a CDS encoding TetR/AcrR family transcriptional regulator — protein MSNEQNIARRIPRSKKLIRTVLIKLLNEKSIEEITVADITTKADISRGTFYLHYQDKYDLIEKTEQEILNEVENIGGLVRKAILHSSKVQETEERVLRLFEYVALNAAIMQALLGPTGNLTFQVKLKKLIKNIYLSGLIGNQTLVPAEYLSSYIASAHLGVLQEWLDTGLKESPSEMAKIISKTTIFGPASVVGGEE, from the coding sequence ATGTCAAATGAACAAAACATTGCTAGACGGATTCCTCGCTCAAAAAAGTTGATTCGAACGGTTCTAATAAAATTATTAAATGAGAAAAGCATTGAGGAAATAACGGTAGCTGATATTACTACAAAAGCAGATATTAGCAGGGGAACTTTTTATCTTCATTATCAAGACAAGTATGATTTGATAGAAAAAACCGAACAAGAAATTTTAAATGAAGTGGAAAATATTGGTGGATTGGTAAGAAAAGCAATACTGCACTCCAGTAAAGTTCAAGAAACAGAAGAACGGGTTTTGCGTCTGTTTGAATATGTGGCATTAAATGCCGCTATCATGCAAGCGTTGCTGGGACCGACTGGTAATTTAACCTTTCAAGTAAAACTGAAAAAGCTAATAAAAAATATTTATTTGTCAGGCTTAATAGGCAATCAAACGTTGGTTCCCGCAGAATATTTAAGTTCATATATAGCTTCGGCCCATCTCGGAGTTCTTCAAGAATGGTTAGACACCGGCTTGAAGGAATCACCAAGTGAAATGGCTAAAATTATTTCAAAGACGACGATTTTCGGCCCAGCCTCTGTAGTAGGTGGTGAAGAATAG